The Anastrepha ludens isolate Willacy chromosome X, idAnaLude1.1, whole genome shotgun sequence genome includes a window with the following:
- the LOC128870435 gene encoding tigger transposable element-derived protein 1-like, producing MSHNSPVIKAKRKAISLDTKIKILDQLTTGQGATAVGKHFGIHEATIRTIKKNETAIRKSVCSGTKISAKSSSYIRYVVKEKMEKALVMWIEDKSQKRITVDGIAIKQTALRIYKRIKEVEPGTSSQSKQPEFSASTGWMTGFLKRHALHNVKIKGETASADELAAKKFPEKLRKIIEDGGYTPDQVWNVDESGLFWKKCPAELMLQNRRKLPVV from the coding sequence ATGTCACATAATTCACCTGTAATAAAAGCCAAGAGGAAGGCGATCAGTTtagatactaaaattaaaattttagatcaACTTACAACAGGACAAGGAGCAACGGCTGTAGGAAAGCATTTTGGTATTCATGAAGCTACCATAAGAACGATCAAGAAAAATGAAACTGCGATTAGAAAATCGGTATGTTCTGGAACGAAAATAAGTGCTAAATCATCGTCATACATAAGATATGTTGTCAAAGAGAAGATGGAAAAAGCTTTGGTAATGTGGATTGAAGATAAATCACAAAAAAGAATAACAGTAGATGGAATTGCTATCAAGCAAACTGCATTAAGAATTTATAAACGTATTAAAGAAGTTGAGCCAGGCACTTCATCTCAGTCAAAACAACCCGAATTTTCTGCAAGTACAGGTTGGATGACAGGTTTTCTTAAACGACATGCTCTCCATAATGTAAAAATTAAGGGAGAAACTGCGtctgcagatgaattggctgccaaaaaatttcctgaaaaacttagaaaaattattgaagatgGAGGATACACCCCAGATCAAGTTTGGAATGTAGATGAAAGTGGCctcttttggaaaaaatgccCAGCAGAACTTATGTTGCAAAATCGCAGAAAACTGCCGGTGGTTTAA